One Polaribacter reichenbachii genomic window, TCTAAAACCTCAGAAATTTGCCTGAAACTTAAATCATCAAAATATTTCATTTGAAAAACACGTTTTTGTTTCTCTTTAAATCCGTCTATAATTGTATTTAATTTTTTCTGAATTTCATCACCATCAAAATATTCATCTTCAAACAAAACTTGTAAAGTAGTTTCTGAAACTGTTTCTAAATTTTGATGACTTCTTTTTTTATTTTTATCTAAAAAACGGATAGATTCATTATAGGCAATTCTGTACATCCAAGTATGTAAACTACTCTTTTCTTGAAAATTAGCTATACTTTTATAAATTCTGATAAAAGTATTCTGCAAAACATCATCTGCGTTTTCATGGGTACCCACAATTTTTCTGATATGCCAATACAAACGTTCTTGATAGACGTTAAGCAACTCACTAAAAGCTGTATCTTTTAGTGCAGGATTCTTCAACTTTTTTACAAGCTCAGCGTCTTTACTCAAGTTATTTTTGGTTGATTACTATTCTTTAGACCTAAGATAAATGAAATAGTTTGATTTTAAAGGTCAGAAAAAAACAAACTGATTAAATCTGATAAATTTTTCAAATAGTTTTATCAATATAAATTGATCTGTTTACTTGAGAAATTTTAGAAACCTTAGTATTTTTACATTAGAAAATTATAACAAATGAAAATCATTATATCTCCAGCAAAATCTTTAGATTTCGAAAGTAAAGTACCAACAAGTTTACATACACAACCTCGTTTTTTAGAGCAATCTGAAAAACTGAATAAGAAACTTAAAACACTTTCTAAAAAGAAGCTTTCTGACTTAATGAAAATTTCTGATGATTTAGCGAGTTTAAACTACGAACGTAATCAAACTTGGGAAACGCCTTTCAATCCTGAAAATTCGAAACAAGCCATTTATGCATTTACTGGCGCAGTTTTTCAAGGTATTGATGTAAATTCTATACCCGAAGAAAAATTGCCACTTTTGCAAGATAGATTACGAATTTTATCGGGTTTATATGGCTTATTAAAACCTTTAGATTTGATTCAGCCTTACAGATTAGAAATGGGTACAAAATTAAAAGTAGGCAGAAGAGATAATTTATATAAATTTTGGGACGATACTTTAGCTAAATCTTTAAATGATGAATTAGAAGATAATGAAATTTTAATTAATTTAGCAAGTGCAGAATATTTTAAAGCTTTGCCTAAAAAGGTTTTAAAAGTACCAATGATTACACCTGTTTTTAAAGATTTTAAAAACGGACAATATAAAACCATAATGACCTACGCTAAAATTGCTCGTGGTTTAATGGTTCGTTATATTATAGAAAATAACGTAAAAACCATAGACGATTTAAAAGGTTTTAATGTTGATAAATACCGTTTTTCTGAAGAAATGTCTACGGATACAGAATTGGTTTTTACTAGATAATAATGAAAAAATTGGTTTTTAAATCATTAAAGATTTTACTTTTTTTTGGTCTGTTTTGTTTAATTAGTATATTCATTTCTAATGCAATTATAGAAAAAAATGCAACTGAAAAAGTTTTTTCAGAAACTAAATATATGCCTGCAAATAAAGTAGGATTAATTTTAGGAACAGCTAAAGAACTGAGTAATGGTAGAATAAATCTATATTACAAATACAGGTTAGAAGCTGCAATTCAACTATTTAATTCTGGTAAAATTAAATTTATTGTAATTAGTGGTGATAATGGTTCTAAAAGTTATGATGAACCCACAGATTTTAAAAATGACTTATTAAAAGCAGGAATACCTGAAAATAAAATATTTTTAGATTATGCAGGTTTTAGAACTTTAGATTCTGTTGTTAGAATAAAAGAAATATTTGGTCAAAATTCAGTAACTATTATATCGCAAAGATTCCATAATGAAAGAGCTATTTATTTAGCTGAGCACTACGATATTAAAGCAATTGGATTCAATGCAAAAGATGTTAATGGAAAATCAGGAATTAAAGTTGAAATAAGAGAATATCTTGCAAGAGTTAAAGTTTTTGTTGATATTATTTTTAATATAAAACCCAAATTTTTAGGAGATCAAATAGAAATCAAATAAGAGACTGCTTCTTAAACTAACAGTAGTGTTTTTTATAATGTAAACTGTTACTGCTCACTGAATACTGCAAACTGAACACTAACAATCTGCTAAACCAACATTTATAGCCAAACCACCTTCTGAAGTTTCTTTATAATTCTTGTGCATATCTTTTGCTGTTTCCCACATAGTATCAATTACTTTATCTAATGGCACTTTTACTTCTTTTGGATTGGTTTCTAAAGCCATTTCTGCAGCGTTAATTGCTTTTATGGCTCCCATAGAATTACGCTCTATACAAGGTACTTGTACCAAACCTCCTATAGGATCGCAGGTTAATCCTAAATGATGTTCCATTGCGATTTCTGCAGCTACTAAAGATTGAGCTGGTGTACCACCTAATAATTCTGTTAAAGCTGCTGCAGCCATTGCAGAAGATACACCTATTTCTGCTTGGCAACCACCCATTGCTGCAGATATTGTAGCATTTTTCTTAAAGATACTACCAATTTCACCAGCTGTTAATAAGAATTGTTTTATTTCTTTAAAACCTGCTTCGTGATTTTCTATCACCAAATAATACATTAAAACAGCTGGTATAACCCCTGCACTTCCATTGGTTGGTGCAGTTACTACCCTACCTAAAGATGCATTAACTTCATTTACAGAAAGCGCAAAACAGCTTACCCATTTTAAAATTTCTCTAAATTTTACTTCAGAACTTCTTATGGCAGTAATCCATTCTTTAGGATTTGTATATGCTGCATCTTTTATCAATTTTTCTTGAATATCAAAAGCCCTACGTTTTACATTTAAACCTCCAGGAAGTATGCCTTTTGTATGGCAACCAATGTACATACATTCTAACATTGTATCCCAAATTCTGTGCAATTCAAAATCAATTTTTTCTTCTGTATTGATTTCTAATTCATTTTTAAAAACAATATCAGAAATTAATAAATTCTCTTTTTCACAATACTCTTCTAATTGCTTAGCTCTATTTATAGGAAAAGGGAAATTTTGTTTGTTAATTTCTATTTCATCCTCTAAATTATTATCCTCTTGAATAATAAAACCACCTCCAATAGAATAATACGTTTCTGTTAATACTTCTATTCCATCAGAAAAACCTCTAAAAGTGACCCCATTAGAATGAAAAGGCAAAAAATCTCGATTAAAAACGATAGAATTTTTATAAAAAGGGATTTTTTTACCACCTTTAAAATAGATTTCTTCTTGAGTATTAATACGATCTACAATAATAGCAATATCTTCTATGGGTATATATTCAGGATCAGCTTCGCTTAAACCCAATAGAATAGCTAAATCAGTTGCGTGCCCTTTACCTGTTAAAGATAAAGAACCATATAAATCTACTTTTACAGCATCAATTTTATCAAACAAACTAGTTGTTCTTAATTTATGAACCCATTCTTGGGCAGCTCTCCAAGGACCTAATGTATGCGAACTTGATGGACCAACACCAATTTTAAGCATATCAAACACACTAATAAATTGCGACATTCGTAAAAACGATTTAATTTTAGGGTGTAAAAATAAAAAATCCAACTCAATGAGTTGGATTTTTTATAATAATTATAAAGCTCTATTTTAGCTATAGATAGATTCTTTACCAAATTCAACAGCTAACATATAGTATACAACAGCTCTGTATTTACTTCTTTCCGATTTTCCAATAGCTTCAATTACTTTTGCAATGGCTTCATCTAAAGCAGGTGTATCTTCTAAACCTAACTTTTTCATTAAAAAATTCTTTTTTACAGTGGCTAATTCTTTAGCATCTGAACCAGATACAGTCTCAGCATCTCTTTTGTAGATAGATGGACCTAAACCTTTTGTTACAGCTTTTAATAAGTCTGCATCATACTTTAGCCCTTTTTCATCCATAAATTTAGAATACTGTGCTACTTTCTCGTCAAATTTACTCATCGTTATTTATTTAAGTTAATTATAGGATTCTTTAATTCCTTAAGAATTACTCAAATATATAAAAATAAATGATTTAAGTAAAGTAGAATTCGTTGAGTTGTAGGATTTACAAGTTGTGTCATATTGTCATAACTATGAATGTCTTTTAAAAAAAAACTGACAATTTCTATGTAAAAAGCGGTTGGCATAGCCTTTGACTAATACACATTGTAAAATTGAATTTAAAAAATTAATATAAAATAATTATTATGAGTAAAATAATTGGAATCGATTTAGGAACAACGAACTCTTGTGTTTCTGTAATGGAAGGAAATGAGCCAGTTGTAATTCCTAATGCTGAAGGAAAAAGAACGACACCATCTATTGTTGCCTTTGTAGAAGGAGGAGAACGTAAAATTGGTGATCCTGCAAAAAGACAAGCAGTTACAAACCCAACAAAAACAGTTTATTCTATTAAACGTTTTATGGGTAATAAATTCTCTGAATCTTCTCAAGAAGTAAAAAGAGTACCTTACAAAGTTGTAAAGGGTGATAATGATACGCCTAGAGTAGATATTGATGGTCGTTTATATACACCTCAAGAAATTTCTGCAATGGTGTTACAAAAAATGAAAAAAACTGCAGAAGACTATTTAGGTACTGATGTATCTGCTGCTGTAATTACTGTACCTGCTTACTTTAACGATGCACAAAGACAAGCTACAAAAGAAGCTGGTGAAATTGCTGGTTTAAAAGTAGAAAGAATTATAAATGAGCCAACTGCTGCTGCATTAGCTTATGGAATGGACAAAGCAAATGACGATAAGAAAATTGTTGTTTTTGATTTTGGTGGTGGTACACATGATGTTTCTATCTTAGAATTAGGAGATGGAGTTTTTGAAGTATTAGCTACTGATGGAGATACGCATTTAGGTGGTGATGATGTTGATGAGAAAATCATTAACTGGTTAGCTAGCGAATTTGAAGCTGAAGAAAGTATAGATTTACGTAAAGACCCAATGGCTTTACAACGTTTAAAAGAAGCTGCAGAAAAAGCGAAGATAGAATTATCTAGTTCTTCTTCTACAGAAATTAACTTACCTTATGTTACAGCAACTGCTAGCGGACCAAAACACTTGGTAAGAACTTTATCTAGAGCTAAATTTGAGCAATTAATCGATGATTTAATCAAAAGAACAATTGAGCCTTGTAAAACTGCATTAAAAAATGCTGATTTATCAACTTCAGAAATTGATGAAATTATCTTAGTTGGTGGTTCTACAAGAATACCTGCAATTCAAGAAGCTGTAGAAAAATTCTTTGGTAAAGCACCAAGTAAAGGTGTAAATCCTGATGAAGTTGTTTCTTTAGGAGCTGCAATTCAAGGTGGAGTTTTAACTGGTGATGTAAAAGATGTATTGTTATTAGACGTTACACCTTTATCATTAGGTATTGAAACTATGGGTAATGTTTTTACAAAATTAATTGATGCAAACACAACAATCCCAACAAAAAAATCTCAAGTATTTTCAACTGCTGTAGATAATCAACCTTCTGTAGAAATTCACGTTTTACAAGGAGAAAGAGCAATGGCTGCAGATAATAATACAATTGGTCGTTTCCATTTAGATGGTTTACCACCAGCACAAAGAGGAGTTCCTCAAATTGAAGTAACTTTTGATATTGATGCCAATGGTATTATTAAAGTTTCTGCTTTAGATAAAGGAACAAACAAGTCTCACGAGATTAGAATCGAAGCTTCTTCTGGTTTATCTGAAGAAGAAATCGAAAAAATGAAGCAAGATGCAGAAGCAAATGCTGATGCTGATAAAGCGGCTAAAGAAACTGCAGAAAAAGTAAATGGAGCTGACTCTATGATTTTTCAAACAGAAAAGCAATTAAAAGAATTTGGTGATAAATTATCTGCGGATAAAAAAGACCCAATTGAAGCTGCTTTAGTAGAATTAAAAGCTGCTCACGAATCTAAAGACTTAGCACAAATTGATGCTGCTATGGAAAAGATTAATGAAGCTTGGAAAGTTGCCTCAGAAGAAATGTATGCTGCAGAACAAGCTGCAGGAGGAGGTAATCCTGGTGCAGAAGCTCAAGGACAACCAGAAGCTGGTGCAGACCAAGGAGATAATGTAGAAGATGTAGATTTCGAAGAAGTAAAATAAGCAGAGCAACAAAGTTTCTATAGAAATTTGTGTGAATCGCTAATCCTAAACAAGTTTTAGGATCTTGAATATCACTTATCTCATTAAAAAGAGAATATTAAAAAACCCATTGCAAATATTTGCAATGGGTTTTTCTATTATTAATTACTTTTGGTTCTGTTGTTTTTAAAACATTATGAAAAAACTTACACTATTTCTAATTTTCAGTTTTATATTTCTTTCAATAAAACTTGAAGCTCAACATCCTGTTTTTTATCATTTAACAGAAAAAGACGGATTACCAGATATTGAGTTTTATGATATTTTAGAAGATAGCCAAGGTTTTATTTGGTTAGCTGCAGATAAAGGCCTTTTTCGTTACGATGGTAAAGTATTTAAAAACTACACACATCCAGAAAAAAGAGGACTTTCTGTATTTGGCTTAAAAAAAGATAATAAAGGTAGAATTTGGTGTAACAATATATCTGGTCAGATTTTCTTTGTCGAAAATGATAAATTAAATCTTTTTCTAGATTTAGGAAGTGAAACAAACGGAATATTAGCTTCTTTTACGTTATATCAAAATAAAATATTGATAAATACTATGAATGGTATTTATACATACCTAAGAGATAACCCTAATGTAGAAAAGGAATTTCAAAAAGGTTTTTTAATAAAAAATAAAAAAAAGACAGATACTTTATACACCTTTATAGATAATAAAATAATTGTATCCACAAAAGACAAAGAACCAAAAATTAAATACAATTTAGAGGCTTACAAAGAGTTAGGTTACAACAGATGGTCTATTGATTCTTATCAAAATAAAGATTTGATATATGCTCATAATCCAAGTATGGCTAAAGTAAAACCTAAATTATTTTATCAAACTAAAAAAGAATTAAAAGAAATAAAATTACCAAAAATATTTGATAATAATGAAATCATTAATATTTATGAGGTAAATAATCAAATTTGGTTTTGCACTTATATCGGCGTTTTTACGTATACCTTAAATAACGAAAAATTAAAACATATAAAAACCTATTTTACAGATAAAGATGTTGGAGGGTTGTTAAAAGATAGAGATGATAATTATTGGTTTATAACTTTAAGAAACGGAATATATATAATGCCCAATTTATATATAGAAAAATACGATATTCCAGAAGATAAAGCCAATATAAGTGCAATGTCTAAATTAGACAAAGACAAATTATTTTTAGGTTCTGTTACAGGTGATTTAGCTATACTAAATACAAAAAATGATAATTTAGATTTCCTAAAAAAAAGGTTTACAGAAAAAATATATGCCATAGATCAAAACAAAGAAAATGTATTTTTAAGCTTTAATAATTTCTCATATGTTTATGATAAGAAAAACAAGCAGTTTTCCAGAAATGATTTTTTAAAAAACGCTAAAGATTTAATTGTTTTAGATAATAACCATATCCTTAACGCATTACACAATACTGCCAGAATTACCAATATTTACACAAAAAAAAGAAAAGATTTAAGAAAAACTAGAGCCTACACTACTCATTATAGCCAAAAGAAAGAAATATTTGTAGGTTACGTAGATGGGGTAGAAAAGCATATTGAAAATAAAGATGGTGTAAAATTAAAGTTTAAAAACAAACCAATAATAGCTATAGATATAGATGAAACTAATAATGATATTATTTGGATATCTACATTAAAAGATGGAATAATTGGTATTAAAAATAATAAACCTATATTTAATTATACTGTTAAAAATGGCTTGCTTTCTAACCAAGCCGGTAAAATAAAAGGTGATGGTATTTTTCTTTGGGTTACCACAGACAAAGGATTACAATTATTAAATACTGAAACTGAAAAATTTAAAAACATTACGATAAAAGATGGTTTAAACTCGTTTAATATTTCAGAAATAATTCCGTTTAAAAATCAAATTTATTTTAGTTCTAATAAAGGCTTATTTAAAATTGATAAAGGAAAGGTTTTTATCACCAGAAAAATTTTAGATTTCTTTTTTACATCCATTTTTATCAATGATAAAAAAGTGGTAGAGAAAGAAAAATATGAGCTAAAATTCGAAGAAAAAAAAATAAAAATAAACTTTCAAACTAATGGGTTTTTAGGTGATAATGATATTATTTATTCCTATAAATTATTAGATGATTCTATTGATAATAATTGGAATAATATTGAAAAAGGAGTAAATCAAATTACATTTAACAATTTAGCACCTGGTAATTATATTATTAAAATTAAAGCAACCAGATTAAGTGCAGAAAAAGAATCTATTGTAAAAAACATAACACTAAATATAAAAGCCCCTTATTACAAACAAATCTGGTTTATGTTTTTAATGCCAATTTTATTATTTGGTATATTTTGGTTTATAATTTCAAAAAATCTTAGAAAAAAACAAAAAATACAAAAACAAACTTTAGAAAAAGAAAGAATGCAAAAAGAGCTTATCACCTCTAAATTAGAAACTTTACAATCACAAATGAATCCTCATTTTACGTTTAATGCATTAAATTCTATACAAAACTTAGTATTAAAAGGCCAAAAACAAGACGCTTATAATTACCTCACAAAATTTTCATCATTGTTAAGAGAAAATTTAATGTTAAGCTCAAAGAGTTTTGTTTATTTTGATGAAGAATTATCAATCATAAAAAAATATTTAGAATTAGAGAAATTAAGATTTAAAGAGGGATTTGCCTATAAAATAACTGGAGCAGAGCTCATAGATAATGTAAAAATACCAACTATGATTATTCAACCTTTTATAGAAAATGCCATAAATCACGGCTTGTTGCATAAAACAGATGGTATTGGAAAAATTGAAATTGAATTTTATTTAGAAGATACTTTAAAATGTATCATTATTGATAATGGTATAGGAATTGAAGCTGCAACTACAATAAACAACAAAAGAAATAATACTAAAAAATCTTTTTCTACAAAATCAATAAGTAGTAAACTAAAAATTTTGAAAGATTATTATAAAACAGATATTGGTTACACTTTTGAAAAATTGAAGAGCGGAACCAAAGTAATTTTAAAAATACCATACACTTTTTCTGATGACTAATATTAAAGCCATACTTGTTGATGATGAAATTAATGCGAGAGAAAACTTACGTTTTTTGTTAAATGATTTTTGTACCAACATAAATATTTTAGCAGAAGCCTCTAATGTAAATGATGCAGTTTTATTAATAAAAGCTCACAAACCAGATGTTGTTTTTTTAGACATACAAATGCCGCAGAAAAATGGTTTTCAGTTATTAGAAGAATTCGACGAAATTAACTTTCAAGTAATATTCGTTACTGCTTACGATAATTATGCTATTAGAGCATTTCAAGTTGCAGCATTAGATTATTTATTAAAACCAATAGATGTAGATTTACTTAAAGAAGCTATTGGTAAAGTAGAAAAAAACATAAACAACTACAACTCTATTCATCGTTATAAATTATTAGAAGAAAAGAATAAAAAATTAGCTATACCTTATAAAAATGATTATGTTATTGTAAAAGTAAACAACATTTTGTGTATCGAAGCAGATAGAATGTATTCTAAAATACATATGTTAGATGATAAAACTTTTTTAGTTACCAAAAAACTAAGTTATTATGAAAACCTGTTTTTGGATGACAATAGCTTTGTTAGATCTCATAGATCTTGGATAATTAACATCAATAAAATTAAAACATATTCAAAAAAAGATAGAGAAGCTATATTAATTAACAACGTTAAAATACCAATTAGTAGAGGCTATAAAGAAGATTTTGAAGACTCATTTTCAAATCGCATTCACTAAAAATTTAAGTATATTTCTTAAAAATTAAATTCGGAAAGTATTATTTACAGTTGGGAAAGTATTACATTTTTAACACTCATAAAACAATTATTTTTGTAAAAAAAATTGAATACATAGATTTTTTGAATATTCTATTGGGGGATAGCTTATTTAAAATGATAACCGAATTGTTACTTAACGATTCGGTTTTTTTGTTTAAAAAAGAAAACAAATCGATTTAAGAAGATATCAATTAATAACGCAATCATTAATTTAATTGCGTATTTTTTGATATATATTTGTTATCGAAAATGCAAAAAAATGAAAAAACTAATCCTATTATTTGTTACAGTAATAACAATTAAATTTTGTATAAAACCAAAAGATAATTCGTTTAAAATTGGTGTAATTTCTGATTGCCAATATTGTAATTGCGAAATAAAATGGGATAGATATTACAAAAAATCTCCACAAAGATTAAAAAAAGCAGTTGCTACGTTAAATAAAGACTCCTTAAGTTACACTATTCATTTAGGCGATTTTATTGATCAAAAAATGGCTAGTTTAGATAGCATACTACCAACTTGGAACAATTTAAAATCTAAATCTTATCACGTTTTAGGAAACCATGACTTTGATGTTGGTGAGGCAAACAAAAATAAAATTATTGCTAAACTAAATTTAAAAGAAAGGTACTATAGCTTCACCAAAAATGATTGGAGATTTATAGTTTTAGATGGCAATGATTTAAGTTTTTATGGTGCAATTTCTTCGGATAAGAAACAGCAAACAGACTCATTATTCAATCTTTTAAAAGACAAAAACTTGCCTTATCTAAAAAAATATAATGGTGCTTTAAGTAACACACAATTAAAGTGGATAAAATCTGAATTAGATTTGGCTGTTAAAGAAAACCAGAAAGTCGGCTTTTACTGCCACTTTCCTATTTACCCTATAGATCAGCATAATATCTGGAATAGAGAGCAATTTTTATCGCTAATAAAACCTTATAAAAACGTAAAGTTATATTTTAATGGCCATAATCATGCTGGTGCTTATGAAATAGTTGACAATGTACATTACCTTACTTTTAAAGGAATGGTAGATACAGAAAATACTTCTGCTTTTGCCAAAGTAAAATTCGACAAAGACACTGTTTTTGTTGAAGGTTTTGAGAGAGAACCGTCTAGGAAATTAGTGATTCAATAAATGCTTTCATCAAAAAAATACAATTCGACCAACTTTTTTAAACACACTTTCTGTGAATTTCAACAAATTGATGACTTTAAGTTTCCAGAAAATTCAAACTATAAAAGTAAATCAGATAGTCTTTATTATTATACCAAAGAAGGTGTTTACAGAAAATCGAATCATTGGGGAAGAGTTGCCAATTGCAGATGGAAATTAATTGCTGATAATAATTACAAAAATCAAAATATAGTAACTGCTTTTGCAAAATGGACAGGCTTTTATCCTATTAATTCATCAGAAAAATTCTTTTTTATTTCTGTTGATTTTAAGAAAAAAACAGCTAAAATTCAATCTGAAAAAGAAGCTACAAAACACTTTTTATTTACCTACTCAGAAGCACAAAAAAGAATAAAACAGATAAATAATTTACTGAAAGAGAATAAATGGGCAACTTATTTTGATTTACCAATCAAAGATTTACGTTTTAAAATAATATCTAAAATTATTTCTTCGGATAACACTGTAGAAGAAATTAAAAGAAAATTGAAATAATTCTAAGACTATAAAATTACCTTTTAGTCATTATTTAAAACCGCAACAATTCTTAAAGGACCACCAGAACCACCTTCAATTTTCATAGGCAAAGCCATAATATCAAAGTTTTTAGTTGGTAGTTTCTCTAAATTCATAAGATTTTCGAAAGCAGGAATATTTTCTGAAAGCAATAATACATGTGTTTTAAATAGCTTAGACTGCCCATAATCTATACTTGGTGTATCTAAACCAATAGATTTTATAGACCTATTTTCAATAAGCCATTTTGCAGCTTCAGGAGATAATCCTGGAAAATGTAAGTCTTTTACAGCTTCCTCTCCTCGCTCTTCAGTTCCTAAATATTTCTTTTTATCAGCATAATATTTAGAATGCCCTGTTTGTAATAAGATAATACTTCCATCAGGAATTTGCATTTTTTCTGAAGTTTCCCAGTCTAAAAAATCTTGAATCGTAATTAAATAATCTACATTATTAAGGGCTTTTTTAGAAACATCTACTTTTATAGCTTTACCCACTAAGTTTTCTAAAGGAATTTGATCTACAGTATGTTTATCTTTTGCAAAATGAATTGGAGCATCTATATGTGTACCTCCATGTTCTGCAGTTTCAAAATTA contains:
- a CDS encoding metallophosphoesterase — translated: MKKLILLFVTVITIKFCIKPKDNSFKIGVISDCQYCNCEIKWDRYYKKSPQRLKKAVATLNKDSLSYTIHLGDFIDQKMASLDSILPTWNNLKSKSYHVLGNHDFDVGEANKNKIIAKLNLKERYYSFTKNDWRFIVLDGNDLSFYGAISSDKKQQTDSLFNLLKDKNLPYLKKYNGALSNTQLKWIKSELDLAVKENQKVGFYCHFPIYPIDQHNIWNREQFLSLIKPYKNVKLYFNGHNHAGAYEIVDNVHYLTFKGMVDTENTSAFAKVKFDKDTVFVEGFEREPSRKLVIQ
- a CDS encoding cyclase family protein — its product is MKKIFFLILNAMIFFSCSATKEKDFNNVDIFKNKKLIDLTHSFSRESIYWVTAKEFELEVVAKGETDNGYFYAANNFETAEHGGTHIDAPIHFAKDKHTVDQIPLENLVGKAIKVDVSKKALNNVDYLITIQDFLDWETSEKMQIPDGSIILLQTGHSKYYADKKKYLGTEERGEEAVKDLHFPGLSPEAAKWLIENRSIKSIGLDTPSIDYGQSKLFKTHVLLLSENIPAFENLMNLEKLPTKNFDIMALPMKIEGGSGGPLRIVAVLNND